The Acidobacteriaceae bacterium nucleotide sequence TTCAATCTGATAACAGCACTTGCCGCGACGCATGGCAGTTACACGGTAGCGAGTGTCATGGCCTCTCACGATTTCAATGGCGACGGTCTTGAGGACCTTGTGCTCGAGGCCTACACCACGCCCGCCGCATACACCTATAACTTCACGCTGGCGGTGAGTCTTTCGAAGGGCGACGGGACCTTCAGCGAGCCAGTATTTCTCGATACAAATGGCGTAACTCTGACCTCTGCGCTTAGTTCCGTGGCTGTTGGAGATATCAATGGAGACGGTATTCCGGACATTGTTGCTGTAACGCCGGGCGGCTATTACGCAACTGCCGCGATGCTGACTTTCCTTGGGAAAAGCGACGGCACCTTCCAGCCGGCTATGTACCAAACCTACGGCCACTCCTACGCCTATGCAGGTATTACTCTCGCTGACTTTAATGGCGATGGTAAGCTCGACCTCTTCATCTCTGACGACGGCACCCTTGGCTCTGTGCTTCCGCAGGCCTCGATCATCTTCGGTGATAACAGTGGCACCTTCGACACAACCAAGGCCGTTCCTGTCGTCAGTGGCTTGATGATTCGCAAGGCCCTCGTCGGTGATCTCAACGGCGATGGAAAGCCCGATCTAGTGCTGCTTTCTGGCGGTCAGGTAAGTGGCTATACCATCACGACGACTGACCGCAACGTCATTGTTTATCTGAACAATGGAGACGGTACTTTCACACGTAGCACTACGACGTACGAAGCTGGAGCCATTGGAGGCACCGGACATCTGGCTGACTTCAACGGCGACGGCAAGCTTGATCTGGTCTTTGCTGTCGATTATCCCTGGGACCGTGATACTGCCAGCAATGCGGGCACACAGTTGCTCCTCGGCAACGGTGATGGCACCTTCGGTACGCCGAGCAACCTGACCCTGCCGCCGAGCGTAAGCTTCCTGGCTTCGGGTGATGTGGATGGTGACGGCTCACGAGACCTGATGAGCTTCTCCTACTACGTTGGCAGCATCGCGGTACTGCGAAACATCTCCGGCTCGGGCCTTCAGTTGACCGCGGATCAGAGCACCGTCAACACGACGCAAGGCGTCAACCTGACGGCTACGATTACGGCATCGGTGGACCATCGTCCTACACCATTGGGAACGGTAACGTTCTCTCTGGCAGGCAACACGCTGGGGACTGGAACGCTGCAGGGAGGCACCGCATCGCTCTATGTCAGCGGTCTTCCAGTTGGGTCGGATAAGATCACGGCCACTTACTCAGGAGATACAAACTACAGTGCGAACCAGATCGGCGCGTCTACGGTAGTGACCGTTACAAGCGCACCCGTGACGACGCCGGACTTTTCGGTAACTGTTCCTTCTGGTGCTGTCACGCTCTCCTCTGGAGGAACGTCGAGCACCACCTTCAGCCTTACCGCAAACTCTACGTACAGTGGCCTGGTCAATCTCTCTGCGGCCAATTTGCCTAAAGACATGACCATCAGCTTCTCGTCGACGAGCGTTATGCTCTCGCCGAACGCAACGTCGACGGTAACGGCCACCATCAACACAAACGCAAAGACAGCAGCGATCAAATCCGACAAGAACTTCTTCCTTGCGGGTTCGTGCTTCTGCCTCCTTTTCTGCTTCTCTCGGCGGCGTCGATCGTTTCGGATGCTGCACGCTGTGTTTCTTCTCGGAACGCTGACGACGGTCTTTGGGCTCGCCGGTTGCGCGTCTGACAGCACGACGACGGACCGTGGCGATTACACGGTGGTTGTAACGGCGACCCCAGCGGTCACCGGAGCGACGACCAAGGCCTTCAACGTGACAGTTCATGTGGACTGATGCGGGGTTTCGCTTCATTTCATCCGGCTCAGCGAGGCTTGTTCGCAAGCTCGCTGAGGCACCTTCAGCCAAGGATCGAAAAGAAAGAGATATGAGAATGAAATCTGCAATGTCGAAATTGTTGCGCCACTCGGCAACGCTTGCGGCCCTGTCCGCAGCCACCCTGGGTACGCCCTTTCTTCGGGCTCAAGCTTCTTCCACCGCGCATCCGCGACTGTCAGGCAACGTCGTAGATTCGAAGCTCCGTAGACCTTTGAACGGAGCAACTCCTCTACTGGCGCGACAGGCTGTCGACAAGGGAAGCCTGGCTGCATCAGAACCGTTGAATGATATGAAGCTCGTGCTGCGTCGATCGTCAGACGCCCAGGCTGCATTAAATAGCTATCTCGACGATGTGCAAAACGCTGCGTCGCCAAACTTTCACAAGTGGCTTACACCGGAGCAGTTTGGAGAGCGCTTTGGCGCCAGCGATGCAGATATCGCCGCCGTCTCGCAGTGGCTGGAGGGAAATGGAATTTCAATTTCCTCCATCTCGAAGAGCCGCACGGTAATTACCTTCTCGTCGACAGAAGCGCAGTTCGAGCACACGTTTGGCGCGCAGATGCACCACTATGACTTGCACGGCGAAGCACGAGTTGCTAACAGTGCCGTTCCGTCGGTGCCGTCGGCGTTGTCTCCCGCAATTGTAGGGATCGCAACGCTTGGCAATGCGACGTTCCGTCCTTTGCACACGAAGCCGACCCTGGCGAAGTTCACTGCAAACAGTGGATGGGCGAAGAGTGGCGCGGTGAAGAGTTCTGCACAGGATGTGCAGGGCACAACACCGCAGTTCACCAGCAATATTTCGGGCGCAAACTACCCGCTCGTTGGGCCCGCGGATTTTGGCTTGATCTATGGGGTCAACACACTCTGGAATAGTGGCGTTACCGGGACAGGGCAGTCAATTGCAATCGTCGCGGAGAGTGACGTTGCCCAGAGCGACGTCGATGCGTTCCGTAAGGCTTTTGGTCTGCCAGCAACAACGGTGAGCCAGATCGTCCTTGGGGCCGACCCTGGTCTGGACGCATCCAGCGGCGCAGAAGGTGAGGCGGTACTCGACGTAGAGTGGGCGGGTGCTATGGCACCGGCTGCAACGGTCAACCTTCTCATTGCTGAATCCAATGCGACGCAGACGGGAATCCTTGTCGCTGCAGAGTATGCCATCGATCACAATTTAAGTCCGGTGATGGACGTAAGCTGGGGCGCTTGTGAGTTGGGTCTGGGGGCCTCCGGCAATCAGTACTTCGACGACCTGTGGTCGCAGGCTGCAGCGCAGGGAATCAGCGTCATGGTTGCCAGCGGTGATGCCGGCTCGGTGGGTTGCGATCAGAATGAGTATTACTCGGACTATGGCCAGCAGGTAAATGGTATGGCTTCGACGCAATACAACACCGCTGTTGGCGGAACCGACTTCTATGGCAATGCCGATGGCGCAAACAGTTACTGGACGCTTGCGAATGATCCCACTACGTTGCAGTCGGCGAAGTCCTATGTTCCTGAATCCGCATGGAACGATAGCTGCGTGAGCCCCCTTCTCCTGGCGCACGCTGCTGACTTCGGTTTGACCGAAACTACCTCAGGAGCGATCTGCGACAACGAATACGCATTCCTGGATACAACGGGTGGTGGAGGAGGTGTTAGCCAGTGCACGAGTTCGGACCAGTCAACCCAGGGATCATGCACTGGTGGCCATCCCGCGCCGGTATGGCAGCAAAGCGTAAGTAGCATTGGGGCCACCGGCAAGCGTCACCTTCCAGACGTTTCTTTCTTTGCTGGTGCAGGTCTATGGGGTTCTGCCTACGCATTCTGTGAGGCAGATGAGGCAACCTCGGACATGTGTGTCAACAATAGTGGCACCATGACTACACTGAGCGCAGGTGGAACCAGTTTTGCCTCGCCAGCGTTCGCAGGTATTGTTGCTCTCTTGAATCAGCAGCAAGGGGCTCGACAGGGCAACATCAACAAGTACCTCTATGCTTTGGCTGCCAAGCAGTTTGCTAATCCGACTCTGGCTGCAAACTGTCAGTCAGGTGCAGGAGCGGATACAAGCGGCTGCATCTTCCATGACGTTGTGGATGGAACAATCAGCGAACCCTGTGCCGTGGGCATCATCGTTGATCCGAGCACAGGTGCGCTCTGCATCACGATCGATTCTTACAACTATGTCGGTGCGACACCGGGGTACGCTGCAACCGCTGGTTACGATATGGCTACCGGGCTTGGTTCGCTCAACGCTGGCCTGCTCGCTTCTAATTGGGCCTCCGTTACATCGAACGATGGAGCTACGCTGACATCGCATACGATCTCTGGACCAACCAGCATCGTCTACGGAACAGCCACGCCCTCTTCGATTACGGTGAAGGCTTCAACCGGAACGAGTACGCCGAGTGGAACAGTTGCCATGCTCTCTACGGAAAGCGATGGCTCCACGCTGGCGATTGCTTCTGGCGTGCTCAGCAATGGCACGGCACAGGTAAGCTTCGACACATTGACGCCTGGATCGCACCAACTCTATGCGTCTTATGGTGGCGATGCTTCCTTCGGAGCTAGCTCCTCACAACCAACGTCGTTCGTTGTCGCAAAGGCTGCTACAACGATGACCGCAATCGCAAGCGCAGTAACGGTGCAAGCTCAGCACAGCTCCACCATAGTGGTGAAGGTACAGGCAAGCAGCCTGGCGCTCAACCCGACTGGAGCGATTGTGTTCACAAACCAGACCACAGGCAAACTACTTGGTTCCACTGCCTTGTCGGCGCTGTTGGACACCAGCAGCGGCAACTCCTGGGCTCAGGCTTCGTTCCTTGTGCAGGATTCGATGCTGGCGGGTGGGAACAACGTGATCGTGGCTTCGTATGTGGGCGACTCCAACTATCTGTCTGCGAGCAGCCAGACGGTGAACGTGGCGTTCGTGCCTTTCTACGTAGTCACGACGAGCGCGCCGTCGATTGATATCGCACTCAGCGATACCTCTCACGGTTCGGTCACGATCACGGTTGCGTCAAGCACGGGCGCGGCGGTCAATCCTGCCGTTCTTTCGCTCTCCTGCCCGGCAATCACCATCGGTGGCATAAGCTGCCAGTTTACAAATCCGGTGCAGAACGCTGACGGATCGATGTCCTACACCTTGACGTTGACTGCTAACAACCTTCACAGCGCAGTCGTCAAAAACACTCTGCCGTTGCAAGATCAGCACGGACCAGGGAAGGAAATTTCCATGGCACTCCTGACAGGTATGGCTCTCTTTCTGGGGCGGCGTAAGCGGTGGGCCCGCACTCGTTCTCTCGCAAGCATGGCGGTGCTTCTGCTTGGCATCGCAACGTTGAGCGGATGCGCTGGCTCTCAGGCGGCGAGCACTTCGCCTGCTGTAACCAATCAGTTGTCGGTCTCTGCAACAAAAATTGGCTTTGGTAGCAGCCTGACGATGACTGCAACGCTTGTCCCGGTTTCCAACTCTGGAGCGCCGAGTGGAACGGTTCTGTTTTACGACGGAGCAACACCTCTTGGCTCTGCTCCAGTGGTTGGCGGAAAGGCATCGCTGACTGTGTCAACTCTTTCGATCGGAACGCACACACTGACCGGAAGCTACAGTGGCGACTCGACGTTTATGCCCTCAGCCTCATCCGCAAATACGGTGAGTGTCAGCCTTGCGACCTCGCTGGGAGTGCAGGTACTCGATTCGTCCGGCAATGTGGCGACTCTGGCATTGCCGATCACGATTCACTAGTAATAAGCCAATGAGGTTGGCTTATTGGCGGATGACAAACGAATAGCTACTTACAAACGCGAAGGATGCCTAAAGGCAGCCTTCGCGTTTGTCCGCATGTCCTTTCCATTTGTCGTGATGTGTCTAGCTGCGGGCGCTTCGAGAATCTTTTGCTCCAACGAAGTGTTCTAGATCATGAGGAGCCTGGTGCGACCGCGATGAAGGAGCAGAAGCTGCACACCTATCAATGGATAGAATCCACAACCGCGACCTCACCCTCGCGGTTCTGTCGCGCAAGTTGCGAACTATGGCGTTGACTCCGTGATTGCTCTTGTTACCTGAGCACAGCGAGAGGATCCCCACTGGTTTGGCGGACGTATCCCTGAAGCTTCTGTGACTGGAGAGTTTGTTGCGGTGGGCGAAGAGGGACGCTCGCAGTGCAGGCGTTTTGATGGGAACGGTCTTAGCGAGACGCATCTCACACCGGAAGCTGCGCAGAAGCGGTCGTCCGAAATCCTGTAACTGAAGCCTGCTGCGCTTCCGTAGCTACATGTAACGAGCAGGGGAGTGCATTCTTCTTGGTCGAGATGGGGTTAGGCGATGCGCTTACGAAAGCAATTCTTCAGCTTTGGCGAGCGAGTACATGCCCTTAACCACGCTGAGCACCCTTGCTCCTGCGGGGTCCGCGACTGGGTTGACGGGGACATAAATCGAGTCGCCTTCTCGGCGGCAAATCACGTTGTTGGCCACGACCAACCGCATCATCCATATCGCAGAGCCAGCGCTTTGGCAGTCGATGCCCAGCCAGCCGCGGTACTCCATTCCCTGGCAGACAAGGCCGGTCTGTGACTGAAGTTCAGCGGCAATTGTGGCGCGCAGCGTTTCAGCATCAGGAGCATCGATCTCTTGCAGGGAGAAAGGTGCCTGGATGAACGGCGACTCTTCGTCCATCATCGCCAGAAGATTCGCGACCGCCCGGTGCTGAGCCGACGATGTGTGCTGTGACCAGTAATGCGTGGTCTTCGCGATGGACGTAATGACGTTCTTGACTTCCTTTTCCAGCCGGAAGTGTGGGCCTGCTGGGAGGTGAAGAACCATCCCTTGGCAGTGGGCGGAAACATTTTCCATGTTGATCGCGCGAGCAAGCCACGCAGCCATCGTCACCCCCGGACAGTCCACGTGGATCCATCCCGGCACGGTCGACGGTTCGGCAATCAATCTCGTCACCATCGAGATACCGCGACAGAGTTCCTTCACTACCTCGCGGTAGAGCGCGGGCTCGAGATCGATCTCAGGTTTGGTTGCGGGCTCAAGTAGCTTGCCTCGGTGTGGAGGGCCGCCAGCCATAGCGAGATCACAGAAGGAACCCCAAATGTCATTCCATGCGACACGCCCATCGGTGCCATACTTCAGACCGGCAGAGCCCATGGAAGTTGGCTGCACCGCCTCATAACGCTCCCGGTACTCTTCCGGTAGAAGCGTTTTGAGGCGGTTTTCAAAGAGTTGGTACTCGTTCCTTTGTTCTTCCATGGGCTCTCCTGCGTTGCTCTCGCTTATTCGATCATGCCAGCACAAACGTAGAGCGAGTTCGTGCAAAAGAGTTAGCGAAGAAGAGCCTGTAGACCGTTACGTTGGAAGTACTCCTGCATCACCACGGCGTTGCCGGTCCTTGAGCTTTCGATACCTGCAAAGCAGAGTGCAAGGGTGCGAAGATGATCACGCCCATCACACGGTGCGGGCAGGTTGTTGTCGAGTGCGTTGAGGAAGTCGATGAGTAAGGCAGCGCTGTCATCATAGAAGGCTTCAGCGTCCGCGATCTCTACCGGTGTGAGTTCGGTGTCAGTGGTCTTGGCATAAGCGAGGTCAGAGAAGAGCTCGCGTTGCACGAAGACGCCGCCTTCACAGTCGGTGCGCCACTCGAAGCCTGGGACGTTCCAGCCACCGGACCAGGTGCCGAAGTAGTTGATGGCGATACCGCCCTCAAGCGTCAGCAGAGCGTGGACGTTAGCGTCGTCAGCGTACATGCTCCACGCGGGGTTCCACGTGCGGCACATGATGCTTTCGACTTCGCGGCCATAGCAGAAGCGAATGAGGTCGAGGTGGTGGATGCTCTGCTCGAGCATCATCGGCTGCTCCATCGTGAGCGGATATTTGTTGATGCCCGGACGACGGCCGTCGCGATGACGACGATAGATAAACTCACCAAAGCCAACGGTGCCGAGGAACTCGCTGGTCAGCAACTCGCGATACTTCTGATGCACCGGCAGGTAGCGGAAGTTCAAGCCGACGGAGAGCGCGAGCTTGTGCTCTTCAGCGAGTTCGAGGATGCGTGCGGACTCTGCGAGATCGAGCGTGAGCGGCTTCTCGGCGAGGATGGGAAGACCTGCGTCGAAGAGGTCGGTGCATTGCTGCAGGTGGCCGTCTGGCGGCGTGACGAGCACGGCCGCGGTGAAGGTGATGCCTGCGCCGAGTGCTTCCTGATGTGTGGCGAAGACGGGCACGTCGGGATGCGCTGCAGCGAACTCCTCACGTGTCGGTGCGTGAGGGTCCACGGCGGCGGCGATACGGGCGTTCGGTGATGCGTCGATGACGCGTGTCCACATGCGGCCGCGCGTGCCTAGCCCGATCAGCAGCAGCTGGTGTGAAGCGTTACTTTGCGTTGACAAAGAGACGCTCCTTCGCTGCGCTGATGCGCTCCATGGCTTCCTTCATGCGTTCGATGGGTTGCAGCAGACTCATGCGGACGTAGCGGTTGTCGTCGTCACCGAAGAGCGTGCCGGGGAAGAGCAGTACGCGGCACTCGCGCAGCAGCAGTTCGCAGAACTCCGGTGCGGCGAGGCCGGAGTTCTCGACATTCGCGTAGATGTAGAACGCGCCGCCGGGATGACCGTAGGTGAAGCCGATTTCGTCGAGCGCCTTCATCATGAAATCGCGGCGATCGCGGTAGGCTTCGAACATGGCGACGGAGTCATCCTGCGGGCCGGTGAGTGCGGCGAGCGCGGCCCACTGCGACGGCGTCGTTGCGTTGATGCTGAGCGTGTGGCGCGGCTCGATGAGCATCTGCACGAAATCCGCAGGAGCAGCGAGGTAGCCGACGCGGAAGCCGGTCATCGCATAGCTCTTCGAGAAGCCATTGAGCGTGATGGTGCGTTCCTTCATGCCGGGCAGTGAGCCGATGGAGAGATGTTCGCTGCCGTCGAAGATGATCTTCGCGTAGATCTCGTCGGAGATGACGATGAGGTTATGCTTCTTCGCGATCTCTGCGAGTTCGCGCACCTGCTCGGGCTCGGTGACAGCGCCGGTCGGGTTGTTGGGCGTGACGAGCACGAGCACCTTGGAGCGCGACGTGATGCGTGCTTCTACGTCAGCGGGCATCAGCGCGAAGTTGTGCTCTTCGCGCGTGGGCACCGGTACGATCTTGCCGCCGAGCATGTGCACAGCTGTGTCGTACGAGGTGAAGCGCGGCGAGGGGATGAGGACTTCATCGCCTTCGTTGATGAGCGCGAGCATGCAGAGCATCATGGCTTCCTGCACGCCTGCGGTGACGATGATCTCTTCGGTTGAGTAGTCGAGCTTGTACTCGGCCTTGAGCATCGACGACACGGCTTCGCGCAGCTCAGGGATGCCAGCGGGATGCGTGTAGTGCGTGCGGTCGTCGGTGATGGCCTGGCGTGCGGCTTCGGCGATGTGCTCGGGCGTGCGGAAGTCTGGATCTCCGCGACCCATCGCGATGACGTCCTGCAGCTTCGCGGCGATCTCCACCATCTTGGTGCGGTAGGAGGTGTCTTCTTCGTTGATGCGCGCTGCGAGCGCCTTCATGAGGGGATTCTGTGCGGGGTTCGTGCTCATACCAGGCGCTTTCCTTCCAGGAAGGTCATCGTGACCTTATCGAGTGCTTTCAGATCTTCGAGCGGGTTGCCGTCGACGACGACAACGTCAGCGAGCTTGCCTGCTTCGAGCGTGCCGAGCTTGCTGTCGAGCTTGTTCATCTTCGCGGCCACGATGGTGGCGCTGCGAATGGCGGCGTAGTTGTCCTTCATGACGCCGACCTTCACCATGAACTGCATCTCGGGCGAGACGACTTCGTGGCCAACGGCGGGGCTGCCTGCGTCAGTGCCGAAGACGATGGGCACGCCAGCTTCAGCAGCCTTCTTCAGACCTTCATAGCGAGATTTGTCGGCCACGGCCTTCTGGCGTTCTGCTAATTTCCAGTCGGGCACGTTGAACTTGCGTGCGATCTCGGGAACGCTCTGCTGCACAATGGGTGCGAAGGTCGTGACGATGGGGACTTTGCGCTCAAGCAGCAGAGCGATCGTCTCGTCCGAGAGCGACCCACCGTGCTCGACGACATCGATGCCGAACTTCACGACGCGGTTGATGATGGAGTCAAAGGTCGCGTGTGCGGTGATGGGAAGACCGTTGCGATGCGTCTCGTCGATCACTGCTTCGAGCTCTTCATCGGTGAACTCATGCAGATCGTGCGAGGCCATGATCTTGATGAGGTCGGCACCGCCGCGAACCTGTTCGCGCACAGCGCGACGCATCTCGTCAGCGCCGGAGGCTTCACGGCAGCACCAGTAGGTGTGGCCGCCTGTTTGCACGATCGCTTCGCCGCAGATGAGTAGGCGAGGGCCGGGGAAGATGCCTTGTGCGACGGCTTGCTTGGCTGCGAAGTTCGATTGGTTCATGCCGAGGTCGCGCACGGTGGTGATGCCTGCACGAAGGCTCTTCAGCATGTTCGTTGCAGACTTGTAGGCACTGATCTCGGGCGTATCATCGAGCGCTTGACGAGCGAGGTCGTGCACACCGTCCCACGCGAGGTGCGCGTGGCTGTTGAACATGCCGGGGATCATCGTGCCGTTCGTCTTCACGACGTAGGCAGCATCGAGATCGGCGCGGTCGGAGGCTTTGCCGACAGCAACGATTACGCCGTCCTTGATTTCGACGACGCCGTTTTCGATGACTTCGTCGCCGACGGCGGTGAGGACGCGGCCGACGAGGACCTTGTGCTCCACGGGGATATCCATGATCGGCGCGGTGATCTTTTGAAAGCGCCAGGCTGCTGCTTCGGGCATGTTGATTCTCCTTTAGTTCTTGGGCTTGTAGCCGAGTTCTTCCAGCGCGCGTGCGCCGCCATCGAGATTGCTGAGGTTCATGCCTGCGTAGTTCGGCGAGTAGACGAGACCCTTGCCGCCAGCGCGAAAGGTCGCGTGCACGCTGCGATAGACCGTGTCCGGTGTGCAGATCGCTTGCTCGGCGAGAATGCGCGGAGCGTCGACGCCGATGCCCATGTAGACCGGCACCTTGCCTTGCACGCCACGCACGGCATCGGCGCACTGGCCGAAGACGTAGGTGTCGGGATCCATCCCTGCCGCGATCACTTCGTTCGCAGGCGCTTCGTTCATGCCGAGCAGAGCGTACATCGTGGGCACGAACTCTTCGCGCGTGAAGTCGCGCAACAGCGTGCTGCCGAAGTAGTTCATTTCGCGGATGAAGACCTCGCCTGCCTGATGTTGGTAGGTGATCGGCTTGACCCAGTCGCAATAGGTCGTCTGCTCAAGCCACGGCCACTGCGCCTTGCGGATGGGGTTGAAGTGATTGCGGTTCCAGACGTTCAGACCAAAGATGAGGGCGGGGTTGCACCACTTCACGATGCCGTAGAGTTCGCGGTCGAGGTCCTTGCTGCGCTCAAGCCAGAACTTCTCCCAGACGAGCACTTCGGGATTCGCGAGCAGAACGCGGAGGAACTCGATGAACGCACCGTCGACGAAGGTCTCGCCTGCGCAGACCTTTTGGAAGAACTCGTAGACGGGCATGAAGGCGAGCTTCGTGCGCTCGACATCGATGTTGCGCTCTGCGGCTTCCTTGCGGCACTGCGAGCAGAAGCAGCCCGGAGCCTGCCCCTGCATCATGCGATCGAGCGGAGAGTTGCGCTCGTTGCACCACATGATGCCGTCGATATCGTAGTTGCGGCAGTGCTCTTCGATGATGCCGTGCCACCAGCGACGATAGTCGGGGTTCGAGGTGCAAGGCTCGCCCGCGATGCGGCCAAAGAGATCGATCTCCATGCACTGCGGCATGTTCGGGATGAGCACCGCAGCCGCCGAGCCGTGGCCCGCGTACTTGAAGAGCGGTTCCATGAACTCGGGGATGACCTTCATCCCGCGCTTCTTCGCCTCGGGGATCACGAGGTCGAGGATGTCCTGGCCTGCGAGTTCCGGGTCGCTCGAAGCGAACTGCTTGATCAGCGTGTTCGTGTAGTACTCGGGACGTGGTTTGATGTACGAACCGCCCTGCATCGTGTACGGCGCGGCAACTCCGTGGTCAGGCCAACCTTCGAGCTCGGCCGAGATGCGGCGTCCGACCTTCAGCCCCAGCCAGGAGATCGTTCCGATCATCAGCGCATTCGCGCCTACCCGGTTCTGCAACGTGTTCAGGCACGCGTCCACGCCTTCATCGATGAAGCTGATAGGGGAAATCTGCATACCGATCATCGGATCGGTGACGGGGGATTGAGTAGACATCAGTGACGGAACCCTCTTGTATGCGGTTGGCGTGAGAAAGGTATAACTGTATAACAAACTAATAATGATCGCGACTGATTGTCAATCGACGTTGTCGTTCAGCCGCTCACGCATACGGATTGAAGCCTGCGGGGAAGTGGCCCGTCGGCTCGATGTACTCGTACGGTTGGCGAGCGATGAAGCGCCCTGTGCCCGGCTGGCTGAGCACGAGATCGTCCTGAAAGGCGAGTTGACCTCGCAGGTAAACGCTCTTCGGAATGCCAACAGTTTCGAGGCCTTCGTAGGGTGTG carries:
- a CDS encoding pyridoxal phosphate-dependent aminotransferase translates to MSTNPAQNPLMKALAARINEEDTSYRTKMVEIAAKLQDVIAMGRGDPDFRTPEHIAEAARQAITDDRTHYTHPAGIPELREAVSSMLKAEYKLDYSTEEIIVTAGVQEAMMLCMLALINEGDEVLIPSPRFTSYDTAVHMLGGKIVPVPTREEHNFALMPADVEARITSRSKVLVLVTPNNPTGAVTEPEQVRELAEIAKKHNLIVISDEIYAKIIFDGSEHLSIGSLPGMKERTITLNGFSKSYAMTGFRVGYLAAPADFVQMLIEPRHTLSINATTPSQWAALAALTGPQDDSVAMFEAYRDRRDFMMKALDEIGFTYGHPGGAFYIYANVENSGLAAPEFCELLLRECRVLLFPGTLFGDDDNRYVRMSLLQPIERMKEAMERISAAKERLFVNAK
- a CDS encoding Gfo/Idh/MocA family oxidoreductase, which gives rise to MSTQSNASHQLLLIGLGTRGRMWTRVIDASPNARIAAAVDPHAPTREEFAAAHPDVPVFATHQEALGAGITFTAAVLVTPPDGHLQQCTDLFDAGLPILAEKPLTLDLAESARILELAEEHKLALSVGLNFRYLPVHQKYRELLTSEFLGTVGFGEFIYRRHRDGRRPGINKYPLTMEQPMMLEQSIHHLDLIRFCYGREVESIMCRTWNPAWSMYADDANVHALLTLEGGIAINYFGTWSGGWNVPGFEWRTDCEGGVFVQRELFSDLAYAKTTDTELTPVEIADAEAFYDDSAALLIDFLNALDNNLPAPCDGRDHLRTLALCFAGIESSRTGNAVVMQEYFQRNGLQALLR
- a CDS encoding FG-GAP-like repeat-containing protein; this translates as MKLQLQFGRWAKPCLLTTMCLLAYGRYGVADAQVTASGAKLRALKTVPALATAATSSSSADHCLSMSQIAHQHATGELANGAPVVLCHPAAPQSKLSTVVSKSVAPLAQGQKIDPSPNAPPPGNTAGGFSGFLDAASFPTQPTVTSGIDTMVTLSADFMKHGSKDLLTIDSKAQLHLLSNNGDGTFAAPVNSSGSVTGSYYTGYIDAVVHDYDNDGYPDVIARDNSDYRLTFFHNNHDGTFTLAKYITLPSDYSTAALLLGDATGDGVDDLITFIDTYSYSTGNTTTQVQVYAGNSSGDFNTTPIVTTYTFEGAEIVIPNRGALIGTNAGHKALYIEALSLNGQGVNGATVFALGLNGDGTFQGTPYTQQDFISASIYANTNNGGLSVADLNNDGVPDLTVYFGDGYIYTALGASDGSFPAVVTASPAFSILPETVVESDINGDGYPDLIVKDIDTLEVLPGLGNGSFGKASTYYTVSNSNSGGTSNSPGFNMVYDDFTGDGVPDLLYMDTGSNGYNRAVLMAGQGGGEFQGPVGLPADNQLGYDPGHLYGEAMFDTNGDGRADLITLDTYGLGPYYLRTALSNGKGGFNLITALAATHGSYTVASVMASHDFNGDGLEDLVLEAYTTPAAYTYNFTLAVSLSKGDGTFSEPVFLDTNGVTLTSALSSVAVGDINGDGIPDIVAVTPGGYYATAAMLTFLGKSDGTFQPAMYQTYGHSYAYAGITLADFNGDGKLDLFISDDGTLGSVLPQASIIFGDNSGTFDTTKAVPVVSGLMIRKALVGDLNGDGKPDLVLLSGGQVSGYTITTTDRNVIVYLNNGDGTFTRSTTTYEAGAIGGTGHLADFNGDGKLDLVFAVDYPWDRDTASNAGTQLLLGNGDGTFGTPSNLTLPPSVSFLASGDVDGDGSRDLMSFSYYVGSIAVLRNISGSGLQLTADQSTVNTTQGVNLTATITASVDHRPTPLGTVTFSLAGNTLGTGTLQGGTASLYVSGLPVGSDKITATYSGDTNYSANQIGASTVVTVTSAPVTTPDFSVTVPSGAVTLSSGGTSSTTFSLTANSTYSGLVNLSAANLPKDMTISFSSTSVMLSPNATSTVTATINTNAKTAAIKSDKNFFLAGSCFCLLFCFSRRRRSFRMLHAVFLLGTLTTVFGLAGCASDSTTTDRGDYTVVVTATPAVTGATTKAFNVTVHVD
- a CDS encoding Ig-like domain repeat protein, which translates into the protein MSKLLRHSATLAALSAATLGTPFLRAQASSTAHPRLSGNVVDSKLRRPLNGATPLLARQAVDKGSLAASEPLNDMKLVLRRSSDAQAALNSYLDDVQNAASPNFHKWLTPEQFGERFGASDADIAAVSQWLEGNGISISSISKSRTVITFSSTEAQFEHTFGAQMHHYDLHGEARVANSAVPSVPSALSPAIVGIATLGNATFRPLHTKPTLAKFTANSGWAKSGAVKSSAQDVQGTTPQFTSNISGANYPLVGPADFGLIYGVNTLWNSGVTGTGQSIAIVAESDVAQSDVDAFRKAFGLPATTVSQIVLGADPGLDASSGAEGEAVLDVEWAGAMAPAATVNLLIAESNATQTGILVAAEYAIDHNLSPVMDVSWGACELGLGASGNQYFDDLWSQAAAQGISVMVASGDAGSVGCDQNEYYSDYGQQVNGMASTQYNTAVGGTDFYGNADGANSYWTLANDPTTLQSAKSYVPESAWNDSCVSPLLLAHAADFGLTETTSGAICDNEYAFLDTTGGGGGVSQCTSSDQSTQGSCTGGHPAPVWQQSVSSIGATGKRHLPDVSFFAGAGLWGSAYAFCEADEATSDMCVNNSGTMTTLSAGGTSFASPAFAGIVALLNQQQGARQGNINKYLYALAAKQFANPTLAANCQSGAGADTSGCIFHDVVDGTISEPCAVGIIVDPSTGALCITIDSYNYVGATPGYAATAGYDMATGLGSLNAGLLASNWASVTSNDGATLTSHTISGPTSIVYGTATPSSITVKASTGTSTPSGTVAMLSTESDGSTLAIASGVLSNGTAQVSFDTLTPGSHQLYASYGGDASFGASSSQPTSFVVAKAATTMTAIASAVTVQAQHSSTIVVKVQASSLALNPTGAIVFTNQTTGKLLGSTALSALLDTSSGNSWAQASFLVQDSMLAGGNNVIVASYVGDSNYLSASSQTVNVAFVPFYVVTTSAPSIDIALSDTSHGSVTITVASSTGAAVNPAVLSLSCPAITIGGISCQFTNPVQNADGSMSYTLTLTANNLHSAVVKNTLPLQDQHGPGKEISMALLTGMALFLGRRKRWARTRSLASMAVLLLGIATLSGCAGSQAASTSPAVTNQLSVSATKIGFGSSLTMTATLVPVSNSGAPSGTVLFYDGATPLGSAPVVGGKASLTVSTLSIGTHTLTGSYSGDSTFMPSASSANTVSVSLATSLGVQVLDSSGNVATLALPITIH